In Pseudonocardia sp. C8, one genomic interval encodes:
- a CDS encoding enoyl-CoA hydratase/isomerase family protein produces MADRYDRFPSLRVDGPDENGVVELVLDAPNLNAVSEDAHAELAEVWREFDADPAVRAVLLRGEGKGFSAGGSFDLVEKLSTDFAARSRTMREARDLVYNVLDCTKPIVSAMHGPAVGAGLVAGVLSDVSVVSARAKIVDGHTRLGVAAGDHAAICWPLLCGMAKAKYYLMTCRPLSGAEAERIGLVSLCVDDDAELLPTAREVARELALGAPTAISWTKQSLNNWYRHVAGSIFDASLALEFYGFGGPEVREGLASHRERRAPDFSGGNPQ; encoded by the coding sequence GTGGCTGACCGATACGACCGGTTCCCGAGCCTGCGGGTCGACGGGCCGGATGAGAACGGCGTCGTCGAGCTGGTGCTCGACGCCCCGAACCTCAACGCCGTGAGCGAGGACGCGCATGCCGAGCTCGCCGAGGTCTGGCGGGAGTTCGACGCCGACCCGGCCGTCCGCGCCGTGCTGCTGCGCGGGGAGGGCAAGGGCTTCTCCGCCGGCGGGTCGTTCGACCTGGTCGAGAAGCTGTCCACCGACTTCGCCGCGCGCAGCCGCACCATGCGCGAGGCCCGCGACCTCGTCTACAACGTGCTCGACTGCACCAAGCCCATCGTGTCGGCCATGCACGGTCCCGCCGTGGGGGCCGGCCTGGTCGCCGGCGTGCTCTCCGACGTCTCCGTGGTCTCCGCCCGCGCGAAGATCGTCGACGGCCACACCCGGCTCGGCGTGGCCGCCGGGGACCACGCCGCGATCTGCTGGCCGCTGCTGTGCGGGATGGCCAAGGCGAAGTACTACCTCATGACCTGCCGGCCGCTGTCCGGTGCGGAGGCCGAGCGGATCGGGCTCGTCTCGCTGTGCGTGGACGACGACGCCGAGCTGCTCCCGACCGCCCGTGAGGTCGCCCGCGAGCTCGCGCTCGGGGCGCCGACGGCGATCAGCTGGACCAAGCAGTCGCTCAACAACTGGTACCGGCACGTCGCCGGATCGATCTTCGACGCCTCGCTCGCGCTGGAGTTCTACGGCTTCGGCGGCCCCGAGGTCCGCGAGGGTCTCGCGTCCCACCGGGAGCGCCGCGCCCCCGACTTCTCAGGAGGAAACCCGCAGTGA
- a CDS encoding CoA ester lyase, protein MKPYRSMLFVPGHKASWADKAIASGTDAVILDLEDSVPAAEKADARKIVRETIGRLHAEGVRADVWVRPNPYDSGLFGTDVEEIAVPGLAGLFLPKVFSAEEIVRIDAVVSHVETREQLEAGSVGLIVSFETAESMAHCEEIAAASPRVSSLLGATGPNADVGRALGFEFTPEGLESLYLRSRIVLAARAAGLHHPVTGVWQDIKDVDGFRRFAIDARRLGYRGMVCIHPSHVALSNELFTPSDEVVAYSRRMIEAFRAAEAQGSAAVDFEGQHVDIAHVKTAEGIIALADALER, encoded by the coding sequence GTGAAGCCCTACCGTTCGATGCTGTTCGTGCCGGGACACAAGGCGTCCTGGGCCGACAAGGCGATCGCGTCCGGTACCGACGCGGTCATCCTGGACCTGGAGGACTCGGTCCCGGCCGCCGAGAAGGCGGACGCCCGCAAGATCGTGCGGGAGACGATCGGGCGGCTGCACGCCGAGGGGGTGCGGGCCGACGTCTGGGTGCGGCCCAACCCCTACGACAGCGGCCTGTTCGGCACCGACGTCGAGGAGATCGCCGTCCCGGGCCTCGCCGGGCTGTTCCTGCCGAAGGTCTTCTCGGCGGAGGAGATCGTCCGGATCGACGCCGTCGTGTCGCACGTCGAGACGCGCGAGCAGCTCGAGGCTGGCTCGGTCGGTCTGATCGTGAGCTTCGAGACCGCGGAGTCCATGGCGCACTGCGAGGAGATCGCCGCCGCCAGCCCGCGGGTGTCCAGCCTGCTGGGGGCGACCGGGCCGAACGCCGATGTCGGCCGGGCGCTGGGCTTCGAGTTCACCCCGGAGGGGCTGGAGTCGCTGTACCTGCGCAGCCGGATCGTGCTGGCAGCCCGCGCCGCCGGGCTGCACCACCCGGTGACCGGGGTGTGGCAGGACATCAAGGACGTCGACGGCTTCCGCCGCTTCGCCATCGACGCCCGCCGGCTCGGCTACCGCGGCATGGTGTGCATCCACCCGTCGCACGTGGCGCTGTCCAACGAGCTCTTCACGCCGTCGGACGAGGTCGTGGCGTACTCCCGCCGGATGATCGAGGCGTTCCGGGCCGCCGAGGCGCAGGGCAGCGCCGCCGTCGACTTCGAGGGCCAGCACGTCGACATCGCCCACGTGAAGACCGCCGAGGGGATCATCGCGCTCGCCGACGCGCTCGAACGCTGA
- a CDS encoding phenylacetate--CoA ligase family protein, with amino-acid sequence MRPYSATLWNEIEAAPPDEARRVQDRQVREQIAYLAAHSAFYRAKFTEHGVDPDAVRGTDDLAGLPFTEKQELRDSLAAHPPLGSHVAAEPDEIVQIQASSGTTGSPSYVGLTAGDVQVWCELGARALYANGFRPGDRLLHGFGMSKGFVGGLPVVQIAQYMGIVDIPVGAEAGAERLLRVAADQAPNALIGTPHFLAYLAEQAPAIVGRPARELNVRTISVGGEPGGGMPTVRENLEALWGATSREMLGGTDIACTYWGECAEAAGMHFLSPDLMVAELIDPDTGDRVEPVEGASGELVYTALQRRASPLLRFRTRDHVVVTGTDCRCGRTGYKVRCVGRTDDMLIVRGINVFPSAVKDLVNGMRPEATGEMRIRPDFDGHSTQKPLPVVVEHAAGLDAERQEALRRTVFDRVRSALNISTTVELVPEGTLKRPDHVKVALVERLSS; translated from the coding sequence ATGCGTCCGTACTCCGCCACGCTGTGGAACGAGATCGAGGCCGCGCCCCCGGACGAGGCCCGGCGGGTCCAGGACCGGCAGGTGCGCGAGCAGATCGCCTACCTGGCCGCGCACAGCGCGTTCTACCGGGCGAAGTTCACCGAGCACGGCGTGGACCCGGACGCCGTCCGCGGGACCGACGACCTCGCCGGCCTGCCGTTCACCGAGAAGCAGGAGCTGCGCGACAGCCTCGCCGCGCACCCGCCGCTGGGCAGCCACGTCGCGGCCGAGCCGGACGAGATCGTGCAGATCCAGGCGTCCTCGGGGACGACCGGCAGCCCGTCCTACGTCGGGCTCACCGCCGGCGACGTCCAGGTCTGGTGCGAGCTCGGCGCCCGCGCGCTCTACGCGAACGGGTTCCGGCCCGGGGACCGGCTGCTGCACGGCTTCGGGATGAGCAAGGGGTTCGTCGGTGGCCTGCCGGTCGTGCAGATCGCGCAGTACATGGGGATCGTCGACATCCCGGTCGGTGCCGAGGCCGGCGCGGAGCGCCTCCTCCGGGTGGCCGCCGACCAGGCGCCGAACGCCCTGATCGGAACCCCGCACTTCCTGGCCTACCTGGCCGAGCAGGCACCTGCGATCGTGGGCCGGCCGGCCCGGGAGCTGAACGTCCGGACGATCAGCGTGGGTGGCGAGCCCGGCGGCGGGATGCCCACGGTGCGGGAGAACCTGGAGGCCCTCTGGGGCGCGACCTCCCGGGAGATGCTCGGCGGCACCGACATCGCCTGCACCTACTGGGGCGAGTGCGCGGAGGCCGCCGGCATGCACTTCCTGTCGCCGGACCTCATGGTCGCCGAGCTGATCGACCCGGACACCGGAGACCGGGTGGAGCCCGTCGAGGGCGCGAGCGGGGAGCTGGTCTACACCGCCCTGCAGCGGCGGGCGTCGCCGCTGCTGCGGTTCCGCACCCGCGACCACGTCGTCGTGACCGGGACGGACTGCCGGTGCGGGCGCACCGGATACAAGGTCCGCTGCGTGGGCCGGACCGACGACATGCTGATCGTGCGCGGGATCAACGTGTTCCCGTCGGCGGTGAAGGACCTGGTCAACGGGATGCGGCCGGAGGCGACGGGGGAGATGCGGATCCGCCCCGACTTCGACGGGCACTCCACCCAGAAGCCGCTGCCCGTCGTCGTCGAGCACGCGGCCGGGCTCGACGCCGAGCGGCAGGAGGCCCTGCGCCGCACCGTGTTCGACCGCGTCCGGTCGGCGCTGAACATCAGCACGACGGTCGAGCTGGTGCCGGAGGGGACGTTGAAGCGACCCGACCACGTCAAGGTCGCCCTGGTCGAACGGCTGTCGTCGTGA
- a CDS encoding acyl-CoA dehydrogenase family protein, whose amino-acid sequence MDTPLVETVPAEDFAHIRDQVRDFVRNAVVPREQEIAESDAIPADIREQAATMGLFGYALPEEYGGLGLAITQDVELAMEFGYTALSFRSLFGTNNGIAGQVLVGWGTEEQRKRWLEPMAEGRVIASFALTEPEAGSDPSGMRSTATWGDGGWTIEGQKRFITNAPLADLLVTFAKVRGYSADDEGKVAVFLVPADAPGVTVGPKDRKMGQEGASTSDVTFSGVRVGADALVSGEVRAGFRAAMSVLARGRVHISALAMGLAQRAVDESVAYSAQNRQGGVPTGERQLVQAMLAEQQSLVLAGTAMVRETARRYLDGSDRRLAPSATKLFCTEAAGRVADLAVQVHGGSGYMREMPVERIYRDVRLLRLYEGTSEIQKLIVGRELMRRENERTARG is encoded by the coding sequence ATGGACACGCCGCTGGTCGAGACCGTCCCGGCCGAGGACTTCGCGCACATCCGGGACCAGGTTCGCGACTTCGTCCGGAACGCGGTCGTCCCCCGCGAGCAGGAGATCGCCGAGAGCGACGCGATCCCCGCCGACATCCGCGAGCAGGCCGCCACGATGGGCCTGTTCGGGTACGCGCTGCCCGAGGAGTACGGCGGTCTGGGGCTGGCGATCACCCAGGACGTGGAGCTGGCGATGGAGTTCGGCTACACCGCGCTGTCGTTCCGGTCGCTGTTCGGGACCAACAACGGCATCGCCGGGCAGGTGTTGGTCGGGTGGGGGACCGAGGAGCAGCGCAAGCGCTGGCTGGAGCCGATGGCCGAGGGCCGGGTGATCGCGTCGTTCGCGCTGACCGAACCCGAAGCCGGGTCGGACCCGTCGGGGATGCGCAGCACCGCCACCTGGGGTGACGGTGGATGGACGATCGAGGGCCAGAAGCGGTTCATCACCAACGCCCCGCTGGCCGACCTCCTGGTCACCTTCGCCAAGGTCCGCGGCTACTCGGCCGACGACGAGGGGAAGGTCGCGGTCTTCCTCGTCCCCGCGGACGCCCCGGGCGTCACGGTCGGGCCCAAGGACCGCAAGATGGGCCAGGAGGGCGCCTCGACCTCGGACGTCACCTTCTCCGGGGTCCGGGTCGGCGCCGACGCGCTGGTCAGCGGCGAGGTGCGGGCCGGGTTCCGGGCCGCGATGAGCGTGCTGGCCCGCGGCCGGGTGCACATCTCGGCGCTCGCGATGGGACTGGCGCAGCGGGCGGTCGACGAGTCGGTCGCCTACTCGGCGCAGAACCGGCAGGGCGGTGTCCCGACCGGGGAACGGCAGCTGGTGCAGGCCATGCTCGCCGAGCAGCAGTCCCTCGTGCTGGCCGGGACCGCGATGGTGCGCGAGACCGCGCGGCGCTACCTCGACGGCAGCGACCGCCGGCTCGCCCCGTCCGCCACGAAGCTGTTCTGCACCGAGGCCGCCGGCCGGGTCGCCGACCTCGCCGTCCAGGTGCACGGCGGCAGCGGCTACATGCGCGAGATGCCGGTGGAGCGGATCTACCGCGACGTCCGGTTGCTGCGGCTCTACGAGGGCACCAGCGAGATCCAGAAGCTGATCGTCGGCCGCGAGCTGATGCGGCGCGAGAACGAGAGGACGGCACGTGGCTGA
- a CDS encoding TRAP transporter large permease → MLAVGVIALMFVLMLLRIPVGFAIGISAAVGLWVHGGTPVLLGVFETAPASAVTEHALVAIPLFLLMAQFILRSGVADQMFDAARVWVGRTPAGLGVATTGAGALFAAISGSSTASAATLASTSIPQMRAQGYETRLASGLVAVVGTLAAMIPPSVALILYAILAEQSVGEMLVAGVVPGILVAFAIVVATWAMVWRNPDRAPRGSGYPMREKLASLGGLLPILLLFVLVTGTIFFGVATPTEASALGALGALLIGLYGRKLPGPALRTSVLEAVSTSVMLLMIIVGAYLFSYFLTATQVTLDLVAWVEALAAPPLAIFAVIALGYLVLGFFMDQAAILALTVPIVLPVVEALGFDPVWFGVVLVVLAEIGLVTPPLGLNVFVVARTTGLAVEDVFRGSVPYVVAMLLVVVLFTLVPGIVLWGPALM, encoded by the coding sequence ATGCTCGCCGTCGGAGTCATCGCACTCATGTTCGTCCTCATGCTGTTGCGGATCCCGGTGGGCTTCGCGATCGGGATCTCGGCGGCCGTGGGGCTCTGGGTCCACGGCGGGACCCCGGTCCTGCTCGGCGTGTTCGAGACCGCACCGGCCTCGGCCGTGACCGAGCACGCGCTGGTGGCGATCCCGCTCTTCCTTCTCATGGCCCAGTTCATCCTGCGCAGCGGCGTGGCGGACCAGATGTTCGACGCCGCCCGGGTCTGGGTCGGGCGGACGCCGGCGGGGCTCGGTGTCGCCACGACCGGTGCCGGCGCACTGTTCGCCGCGATCTCCGGGTCGAGCACGGCATCCGCCGCGACGTTGGCGTCGACGTCGATCCCGCAGATGCGGGCCCAGGGCTACGAGACCCGGCTCGCGAGCGGGCTGGTCGCGGTCGTCGGCACGCTCGCCGCGATGATCCCGCCCAGCGTGGCGCTGATCCTCTACGCGATCCTCGCCGAGCAGAGCGTGGGGGAGATGCTGGTCGCCGGTGTCGTGCCGGGGATCCTGGTCGCCTTCGCGATCGTCGTCGCGACCTGGGCCATGGTCTGGCGGAACCCTGATCGCGCGCCACGTGGCTCCGGCTACCCGATGCGGGAGAAGCTGGCGAGCCTCGGTGGGCTGCTCCCGATCCTCCTGCTGTTCGTGCTGGTCACCGGCACGATCTTCTTCGGGGTGGCGACTCCCACCGAGGCGAGCGCGCTGGGGGCGCTGGGGGCGCTGCTGATCGGACTGTACGGGCGGAAGCTGCCGGGGCCGGCGCTGCGGACCTCCGTGCTCGAGGCGGTGTCCACCTCCGTGATGCTCCTGATGATCATCGTCGGGGCCTACCTGTTCAGCTACTTCCTGACCGCCACGCAGGTCACGCTGGACCTGGTCGCCTGGGTCGAGGCGCTCGCGGCGCCGCCGCTGGCGATCTTCGCGGTGATCGCGCTCGGGTACCTGGTGCTGGGCTTCTTCATGGACCAGGCGGCGATCCTGGCGTTGACCGTCCCGATCGTGTTGCCGGTGGTCGAGGCCCTGGGTTTCGACCCGGTGTGGTTCGGCGTCGTCCTCGTGGTCCTCGCCGAGATCGGCCTGGTCACGCCGCCGCTGGGCCTCAACGTGTTCGTCGTCGCCCGGACCACCGGGCTCGCGGTCGAGGACGTGTTCCGTGGCTCGGTGCCCTATGTGGTCGCGATGCTGCTGGTGGTCGTGCTGTTCACCCTGGTGCCGGGCATCGTCCTGTGGGGGCCCGCACTGATGTAG
- a CDS encoding TRAP transporter small permease has product MSTPVETTTPDGGVPARSGACAAGRRLEGVATAVSGTALVLIGVVTIAEVVMRYVVGAPLSWVLGLITDYLLPAMFFFGLSYAYRTGSHVSIDFLHRTFPPRVRRVVDVMGTVLALGLFVLLGTAGLLSTHDAWSAGEIPPPGGAELPLPTWTSLVLIPLGVLVLVVRILHTLISLVRGEQPEEDR; this is encoded by the coding sequence ATGAGCACGCCCGTCGAGACGACGACGCCCGACGGCGGCGTGCCGGCCCGGTCCGGCGCCTGTGCGGCCGGCCGACGGCTGGAGGGGGTCGCCACCGCGGTGAGCGGCACCGCGCTCGTGCTCATCGGCGTGGTGACGATCGCCGAGGTCGTCATGCGGTACGTGGTCGGCGCGCCGCTGTCGTGGGTGCTGGGTCTGATCACCGACTACCTGCTGCCGGCGATGTTCTTCTTCGGACTGTCCTACGCCTACCGGACCGGCTCGCATGTCAGCATCGACTTCCTCCACCGGACGTTCCCGCCTCGTGTGCGCCGCGTGGTCGACGTCATGGGGACCGTCCTCGCACTGGGGCTGTTCGTCCTGCTCGGCACGGCCGGGCTGCTCAGTACCCACGACGCATGGTCGGCCGGCGAGATCCCGCCGCCGGGCGGTGCCGAGTTGCCCTTGCCGACCTGGACGTCGCTCGTCCTCATCCCGCTCGGCGTGCTCGTGCTCGTCGTCCGGATCCTGCACACCCTGATCTCGCTCGTCCGTGGCGAGCAGCCCGAGGAGGACCGGTAA
- a CDS encoding NDMA-dependent alcohol dehydrogenase — protein sequence MVRTRGVVVREVPGKFEVVDLDVEDPRPDEVQVELVASGMCHSDDHHVTGDIPPAMFPFALGHEGAGIVTKVGGPNRKGLREGDHVVLSAIPSCGNCRWCMTGRQNLCNLAAGILAGPRWTDGTFRLHEPDGTPVGQHCGISTFVETTTVSVDSCVKIDDDIPLEVACLVGCGVSTGWGSAVNAAGVRPGDTVVVMGIGGIGINAVQGARHCGAGQIIAVDPVEMKREKAQEFGATHAASSMEEATELAKQFTDGQGADATIVTVGVMRPEYVTQGLAATRKAGTCVVTAVGAVGEHAVQMNLHELTLAQKSLVGALFGATQSTWDIPRLLQLYRAGALKLDELVTRTYSLDDIAQGYRDMHDGKNIRGVIRYRS from the coding sequence ATGGTGCGCACCCGCGGTGTCGTCGTCCGAGAAGTTCCGGGCAAGTTCGAGGTGGTGGACCTCGACGTCGAGGATCCGCGGCCGGACGAGGTCCAGGTCGAGCTGGTCGCCTCGGGCATGTGCCACTCCGACGACCACCACGTCACCGGGGACATCCCGCCCGCGATGTTCCCCTTCGCGCTCGGGCACGAGGGTGCCGGGATCGTGACGAAGGTCGGCGGGCCGAACCGCAAGGGGCTCCGGGAGGGCGACCACGTCGTGCTGTCGGCGATCCCGAGCTGCGGCAACTGCCGGTGGTGCATGACCGGCCGGCAGAACCTGTGCAACCTGGCCGCCGGGATCCTCGCAGGCCCGCGCTGGACCGACGGCACGTTCCGGCTGCACGAGCCGGACGGCACGCCGGTGGGTCAGCACTGCGGGATCTCCACGTTCGTCGAGACCACCACGGTGTCCGTGGACTCCTGCGTGAAGATCGACGACGACATCCCGCTGGAGGTCGCCTGCCTCGTGGGCTGCGGTGTCAGCACCGGATGGGGCTCGGCGGTCAACGCGGCGGGTGTCCGGCCGGGCGACACCGTCGTTGTGATGGGCATCGGCGGGATCGGGATCAACGCCGTGCAGGGAGCCCGGCACTGCGGCGCCGGTCAGATCATCGCCGTCGACCCGGTCGAGATGAAGCGGGAGAAGGCCCAGGAGTTCGGGGCGACCCACGCCGCGTCGTCGATGGAGGAGGCCACCGAGCTCGCCAAGCAGTTCACCGACGGCCAGGGCGCCGATGCGACGATCGTGACCGTCGGCGTCATGCGTCCCGAGTACGTGACGCAGGGGCTCGCCGCGACCCGCAAGGCCGGGACCTGCGTGGTGACCGCGGTCGGGGCGGTCGGTGAACACGCGGTGCAGATGAACCTGCACGAGCTCACGCTGGCGCAGAAGAGCCTGGTCGGCGCCCTGTTCGGGGCCACCCAGAGCACCTGGGACATCCCGCGGCTGCTGCAGCTGTACCGGGCCGGGGCGCTGAAGCTCGACGAGCTCGTCACCCGGACCTACTCGCTCGACGACATCGCCCAGGGCTACCGGGACATGCACGACGGCAAGAACATCCGCGGTGTCATTCGCTACCGCTCGTGA
- a CDS encoding acetyl-CoA C-acetyltransferase: protein MRRAAIVSPVRTPVGAFGGALRSVPVEDLAAAVVTAVVERSGVDPERIDDVAFAQSYANSETPCVGRWAALHAGLPISVPGFQTDRRCGSGLQALVTGAMMVQTGASDVVLAGGVESMSNIEYYSTTARWGARAGTVSLYDRLDRGRERSQPVHRFGRISGMIETAENLAERYGITREQADEFAAGSQRKAAAAQEAGRFDDEIVPISVPQRRGEPTVVDRDEGVRPDSTPEKLAKLRTITPGGTVTAGNASQQNDAAAACLVVAEDALDELGLEPIAYLEGWAAAGCDPATMGIGPVPAVAKLFGRTGLSFDDLDLVEINEAFAVQVLSVLAEWGWHDAERLNVNGSGISLGHPVGATGMRILTTVLHELRRRGGRRALETMCIGGGQGMAASFVAP from the coding sequence GTGCGCCGCGCGGCCATCGTCAGCCCCGTCCGAACCCCCGTCGGCGCCTTCGGTGGCGCGCTCCGCTCCGTGCCCGTGGAGGACCTGGCCGCCGCGGTGGTCACCGCCGTGGTCGAGCGTTCCGGGGTCGACCCCGAGCGGATCGACGACGTGGCGTTCGCCCAGTCGTACGCCAACTCGGAGACCCCGTGCGTCGGGCGCTGGGCCGCGTTGCACGCCGGGCTGCCGATCTCGGTGCCGGGTTTCCAGACCGACCGCCGCTGCGGCAGCGGGCTGCAGGCCCTGGTCACGGGCGCGATGATGGTCCAGACCGGGGCCAGCGACGTCGTGCTGGCCGGCGGGGTCGAGAGCATGTCGAACATCGAGTACTACTCGACGACGGCACGCTGGGGCGCCCGTGCGGGCACCGTGTCGCTGTACGACCGGCTCGACCGGGGCCGGGAGCGTTCGCAGCCGGTGCACCGGTTCGGCCGGATCTCCGGGATGATCGAGACGGCGGAGAACCTGGCCGAGCGCTACGGCATCACCCGTGAGCAGGCCGACGAGTTCGCGGCGGGCAGCCAGCGCAAGGCGGCGGCGGCCCAGGAGGCCGGCCGGTTCGACGACGAGATCGTTCCGATCTCCGTCCCGCAGCGTCGCGGTGAGCCCACGGTGGTCGACCGGGACGAGGGCGTGCGCCCGGACTCCACCCCGGAGAAGCTGGCGAAGCTGCGCACGATCACCCCGGGCGGGACGGTGACGGCGGGGAACGCCAGCCAGCAGAACGACGCCGCGGCGGCCTGCCTCGTCGTCGCCGAGGACGCGCTGGACGAGCTCGGGCTGGAACCGATCGCCTACCTCGAGGGCTGGGCGGCGGCCGGGTGCGACCCGGCGACGATGGGCATCGGTCCGGTCCCGGCGGTGGCGAAGCTGTTCGGCCGCACCGGCCTGTCGTTCGACGACCTCGACCTCGTCGAGATCAACGAGGCGTTCGCCGTCCAGGTGCTCTCCGTGCTCGCCGAGTGGGGCTGGCACGACGCGGAGCGGCTCAACGTCAACGGCTCGGGGATCTCGCTCGGGCACCCGGTGGGCGCGACCGGGATGCGCATCCTGACGACCGTGCTGCACGAGCTGCGCCGCCGCGGCGGGCGTCGTGCCCTGGAGACCATGTGCATCGGTGGCGGTCAGGGGATGGCCGCCTCGTTCGTCGCGCCCTGA
- a CDS encoding MaoC family dehydratase: MSGLYFEEFEPGQAIEHSTRRTVTETDNVLFSTLTLNLAPLHLDAEYSKNSIHGQRLVNSLFILGLVSGITVPETTQGTTLGNLGFKEINFPKPVFHGDTIRVRTEIVDKRESRSRDDSGIVTFRHLGINQRDEVVCDAVRVGLMMKRPASEQTGS; encoded by the coding sequence ATGAGCGGTCTGTACTTCGAGGAGTTCGAGCCGGGCCAGGCGATCGAGCACTCCACCCGCCGGACGGTGACCGAGACCGACAACGTGCTGTTCAGCACGCTGACGCTCAACCTCGCCCCGCTGCACCTCGACGCCGAGTACTCGAAGAACTCGATCCACGGGCAGCGCCTGGTGAACAGCCTGTTCATCCTGGGGCTCGTCTCGGGCATCACCGTCCCGGAGACCACCCAGGGCACGACGCTGGGCAACCTGGGCTTCAAGGAGATCAACTTCCCGAAGCCGGTGTTCCACGGCGACACCATCCGGGTGCGCACCGAGATCGTCGACAAGCGCGAGTCGCGCAGCCGGGACGACTCCGGGATCGTGACCTTCCGGCACCTGGGGATCAACCAGCGCGACGAGGTCGTCTGCGACGCGGTGCGGGTCGGGCTGATGATGAAGCGCCCGGCCTCCGAGCAGACCGGGTCCTGA
- a CDS encoding CoA transferase → MSGRAAAPLDGITVVSLEQAISAPLCTRHLADLGARVIKVENPGIGDTARHYDGVVRGMAAHFVWLNHGKESVALSLTDPEDRAVFDRVLARADVFVSNLAPGALGRLGLAPDDLVEQHPRLIVVDISGYGTGGPLDHKRAYDLLVQAEGGSCAMTGTPGHPAKSGVPVADVGTALYAYSAVLAALYTRERTGHGTVVPIAMLDVVAEMTGFALNTVLHGGDEPEPVGMGSPMVAPYGAYATADGQTVVLGTTSDREWRRLAGDLLGDAELAADPRYARNADRVACRRELDRIVGAWCAERTLEEIQRLADRAGIGNARLNAVHDLAGHPQLAERKRWREVGTPTGPVPALLPPALGRDWPTRDGRVPALGEHTEAVRAEFATRPDC, encoded by the coding sequence GTGAGCGGGCGCGCGGCCGCGCCGCTGGACGGGATCACCGTCGTCTCGCTGGAGCAGGCGATCTCGGCGCCGCTGTGCACACGTCACCTCGCCGACCTCGGCGCCCGGGTGATCAAGGTCGAGAACCCGGGGATCGGGGACACGGCCCGGCACTACGACGGCGTCGTCCGCGGCATGGCGGCCCATTTCGTGTGGCTCAACCACGGCAAGGAGTCGGTCGCCCTCTCACTGACCGACCCGGAGGACCGGGCCGTGTTCGACCGCGTCCTGGCCCGGGCCGACGTGTTCGTCTCCAACCTCGCGCCGGGCGCGCTGGGCCGGCTCGGCCTGGCCCCGGACGACCTGGTGGAGCAGCACCCGCGCCTGATCGTCGTCGACATCTCCGGGTACGGGACCGGCGGGCCGCTGGACCACAAGCGGGCCTACGACCTGCTGGTCCAGGCCGAGGGCGGGTCGTGCGCGATGACCGGCACGCCCGGCCACCCCGCCAAGTCCGGGGTCCCGGTGGCCGACGTGGGCACCGCCCTGTACGCCTACTCCGCGGTTCTCGCGGCCCTCTACACCCGCGAGCGGACCGGCCACGGGACCGTCGTGCCGATCGCGATGCTCGACGTCGTCGCCGAGATGACCGGCTTCGCACTCAACACCGTGCTGCACGGCGGCGACGAACCCGAACCGGTCGGGATGGGGTCGCCGATGGTCGCCCCGTACGGCGCCTACGCGACCGCCGACGGGCAGACCGTGGTGCTGGGCACGACCAGCGACCGCGAGTGGCGCCGGCTCGCCGGCGACCTGCTGGGCGACGCCGAGCTGGCCGCCGACCCCCGCTACGCCCGCAACGCGGACCGGGTGGCCTGCCGCCGCGAGCTGGACCGGATCGTCGGTGCCTGGTGCGCCGAGCGGACGCTGGAGGAGATCCAGCGGCTCGCCGACCGGGCCGGCATCGGGAACGCCCGGCTCAACGCGGTGCACGACCTCGCCGGACACCCGCAGCTGGCCGAGCGGAAGCGGTGGCGGGAGGTGGGCACCCCGACGGGGCCGGTCCCGGCCCTGCTGCCGCCGGCGCTCGGACGTGACTGGCCGACCCGGGACGGCCGCGTCCCGGCGCTGGGGGAGCACACCGAGGCGGTCCGGGCGGAGTTCGCGACACGTCCGGATTGCTGA